TGCCAAACCTCTGCCGCCAGGGTTACGGCGCAAATATTTATTGCACGTTCGCCACACGCGATCTCGCCGCCATCATGCTCGAAGACTCGGCCGAAATCCAGAGGGCGGATGCCGAATTTGTTTCCAAAAAGCGCGCCGCCAGGGGCCAGCCACCGGTCGAACCGCTCTACTCCGCCGCCGATGCCGAAAAAGCCGTCCGCCAATTCGTCTCAATCAACTACGGCCGTCCGTTTCCGGTCATGGACGGTGTAACCGTGACGTTCCGGGACGCCGGACACATCCTCGGCTCCGCGCAGGTCATCCTCGACGTCCGCGAAGGAGGCCGCTCTTACCGTATCCTTTTCAGCGGTGACGTCGGGCGCGGGGGCGACGAC
This sequence is a window from Candidatus Angelobacter sp.. Protein-coding genes within it:
- a CDS encoding MBL fold metallo-hydrolase, with product MQLHFFGATRTTTGSMFLLELNQRRLLFECGLFQGKRDESIERNRNFPFDPKSLDAVVLSHAHIDHCGNLPNLCRQGYGANIYCTFATRDLAAIMLEDSAEIQRADAEFVSKKRAARGQPPVEPLYSAADAEKAVRQFVSINYGRPFPVMDGVTVTFRDAGHILGSAQVILDVREGGRSYRILFSGDVGRGGDD